The DNA region ttcattttatatagagaAATGATAATGACTTACAGAATTTATAAAGcacaaagaaatataaaacaaaaagaagaagaattgaaAGAGTATGCTAGCCTAGTTGGAATGAAATGTGCGCAAAGTCTGCTTCTTTATCGTAGCTAATTTTTGAAGAATAAATGACATTATTTTATCGACACTATATAGTTTcatgaacaataataatgaacgattttctttgttattctggattttgaattattaattaattgaaaactaaaaaaaaaatatataaaaatacatgtgTTTTAAcctaaaaacaaatatattaattaattaaaataaaatggatttcTAATGtaggagaaaaaatgaatttttttttaatttcttttaactgTGACACaaatgtgtataatatattaatagattacatcctttacgaaaaataattactttctgattaatattattgaaaattttctcttatttaaaaatatttatcaaaataattttgtaaatatttcgagcatatcattaaaatcttttcattaCTGTCttcaaattaaattgttattatatagaaaattccaaagaaagatattaatctTTGGTTAGCGTGACCAAAACGTTCCGGATAAATCAGtatataatgattatcaaTGATAACGTCATAATGTAGATATtatgaaacaatatttataaaaacagaACTTGATACTTATGTAATCTCGCGTTTTATTTCCTGGACGTTCGTAAGACAATTTCAGTTACTATTTTTCTACATGCAATGAgtcatatatttacatatttaaataatgcaaataaaatcgatatgttCTCCGAAAAATTCGTGAAACGTGCAAatgatttaatcattttatgttGATTagaaatatgtttataatttatataaatacataatatattatatcataacaattaaaataacattgatttaatattatcaaatctttttttttaattttaatttcgattttctatattatatattgtatttttccgATTTCAATtttagaaacaaataattaaagcattataatcaaaatatagGAAAGCAATGCCTATGTCGTTCCAGCTTCTGCCTTTCCCCTCTCTGCATCTGGTTgatctttaatttcattccatttttgtatttctccACTTCcaccaataataaaaataaccatACTCAGAATGCACACACCAGCACCAATCCAAAATAGTATTCGCCATTTATGGATTGGATtctaaggaaaaaatatatttatataccatcaaaacgatattattaaatgcaaaataaataaaaacaattgtgtatgtacatataaaaacatcctaatatataaaatggatgTAATATATGATTACTATAtaacaagataaaaagaaatacaaaatgctaaataattatttaatattacgtaattatttatattgcgggtattatttttcatgttaatgagcaataaaaaattattaattttttatttatttttatttcatatttatttaaaagtcatataataattacatatttttagttttaatcaatttctaaacataaaaatattcgaacaaaattattatttttgatagtAAGAGAAATGTGAAATTTCCAACACttcttaataaaattcgaagaaattcttagaatgttctattatattctaatatatgtttattacatgatttcttcttatatacTATGCATACGGAAGCggtgataaaaatgatgacaatgatgaaAGCTTTGATATATTAGCAAGCAAGCATGAAACGTAATGTAATATGCGATTTTTCTTGATGAAACGATGCGTTGACATATCTTGTACTATAAATTAttgcatataatttatataaaaacaaataatatctaatagcCGTTATCACTATGAATTTTATTGGAAATCTTAGGCACGTTTCGATAAAAGGAGAAACTTTCCACGTGTTTGGAATATACTATTTCGACATTTTGTACGCGCATTACCTTTCTAATCCAATAATCATGCGCAATAATGTAAATCTGATGAGAGAAAACTAATATAATAGCGTCAAATTATGATTAATCTTATGTGAATGCAATTACTATTGCATATACGGGAAACGAAACATGTTAGCATTTTATCATATTCCAGTTTgataattgtatttaaaagaTGACTgatccaattttatttttaatacgagATACGTACAATTGTTTATAACGACTTGTACAATAAGATACACGAAATATGTAGTACAAGATAATATCAAGATACTGCATATATGAGAATCGAATTTTGCAAGGAAGGCacatgtattaatataaaataaagctCATACTATGAGATATACAGCATAGTACAACGTATTAACATGATgttcgatttgaaaaaaacaattttatacacgagatatatatacaacggTACTATACGACATGTAATATAAGACATACGATATAGTACAGGGTAGTATTAAAGTACTAGATATGTGAGAAACAATTTTGCACAGTAGAAACATATACAACTACCTAATGAAGATTGtactatgatatataaaacatagtAACAAGGTGTTTGATATGAGGAAAGCAATTTTACACGGCATATATACAAGGGCTCGATACGATACATACCATGACATACGCAACATAGTACATAATAGTAttgtaatgttaataatatgcGAAAAACAATTTTGCACAGAAGGAACATGtacaaaaaaattagaacCGCCCGTACTACGAAATATAGAACATAATACAAAGTAATACTAATCTGCTGGATATGCAGAAAGCAATTTTGCATGTAAAGCACATAGACTTTAGTAAGATCGTATTATAAGATACATAACATAAAACAGAACAGTATTAAGACGTTGAACATGAAAGTACTAAAATTGTTACATAAAGCGTATATGTCAACTTCTTAATACTATCTATACTATGCGATACACAACCTATAGAATTTTTCCTACGATACGAAGTTGTTAGATATGCGAAaagcaattttatatataatatatgtacgtatacatatacctatatatatatacatatgtataggtaatataatcatatattacgataaattaagaaatttatttaatcaaatgaGTAGACTCACCCCATATTTGCCTGCAATTTCTTCCACCATCGTCGGTATTATCACACTAGATACACTCCCAACAGTATTCATAATTCCGTACAAAAAACCTGCAAAATTTGGAGAGATATCTTGATTGTTCGAGAGATTCGCTATACTCGCCGCTCCGTTGAAACCCAAAGCAAAGAACAAGAATACGTTAGCAAGATATAAGGAACATTCGGCATAACCaactaatattaaaaagatgcCTGGTAATAGATGAgctggaaaaaaatataatataatattctgtgtaaattgttattttccatttctaaGCGTTCACTACCTACAAAATATAGTAGCACATTTTCGAAGTTTAGTGACACTCAtaagttgtttctttttaatgttatcgCCAGcccaacaaaaaaagaaaccaaataACATTCTACCAGCCCAAGGAAGACCGGCAGCAGTACCGCCTTTGGTAAGTTGGAAACCTAGTGCTTTCGTCATGTACAACATTAAcgaattttgataaaaaaagagtaagaaaagaTTGCCAAAGTGGCAGATAACAAGACTGATGAACGGAATCGAAGTAAATATCTGTTTGATTGGTGTCTGCTTTAACGTAGGCTTTTGCATTCTCACTATTCCAGCTTGAGAACtgaaagtatataaaagaaataattattatattgatattttacttAGAAATAGATATCAAGATCAATAATTTGTACACGAAACaaattactttaaaatatattctttttcctcttcggtTATACCCGGATGTTCCATAGGTGAATCAAAAGTTAACAATGCCCAAAATATTATCCATAAAAACATCATCACAGATGGTATATACCACGCAGATTCCCAATTTATATAGTCAGCTATAGCAGCAACCATAGGATACGTGAAGACAGTACCAAACGTACCACCTAAAAGAGACCAAACAAAACGCGCTCGTTCATCAGGAGGTGCCCATTTGGCAACTAAAGTGTGACAAGCGGGAAAAGTGACGCCTCCGGTCAATCCTATAATCATTCTAGCGAATACGAGTGCACCCCAATGAATTTGTGCTAGTATAGGAGTGATTAGACTTATAAAAGCCGCTAATACGGATGTCCAAAGAATTGCCTTTCGTGGACCCCATTTCAAGGCCATCAGACCGCCAAGAAAACATCCAGGAAGATATCCGTAACCGTAAGCAGCTATTAATTGTCCGCGAATATGAGGACTCCAATCAAAAGGCAATCCATTAAAAAGTTCAAAACTTGAAGGTCGACTTGGTTGTTCAGCTTGGTCATCTGTTTGTCGGAGAAAGCGTTCACCTTCACCTTCAATCTCTTTGGTTTCATAAAAGTTTAATTTTCTGTCCATGATATATTCTTCAATGAAATCAATCGGTTCGAGCATCAAAAGAGATCGCCGTTGACGTTCATTGTCATTGAAACATGCACCGGTTACATCTTCGGTCGGTAAAGCCTTGATCATTGGTACTGCCAAGATAGGCATTTGTAAACGACACATGTAACTGGTCCAACAGCAAGTAAACATCATTAAGCATATTAATATTCTCGTTGGAATCCATCCTGAAATTAATGATGATCGAAAagttttaatcataatttatatataaattataattaatttataattatgcaATCGTTAAGACTAATATATCGAACTTTAAGACGTCTGAAATTTAATCGGATCGTTTTACAGATCATCTTTCTAGTGACTTACGTAACAATTTCCAGATAAACGTTGGATGTCttctagaaataataatacgtacaATTTAGTTGTGCTCGACGGTCGATCCACAAGCTagtcgttctttctcttttcaaaaacaattattacgtgaaagagaaacgagtgACTTTGTGGTTCAATAATCAAGCATTACTaaacatacattatattatgcaTTGATGCACATCACCAGAGAAACTAATTGATTAAACTATTATAATCTACTAATTCTTTTATACGGATTTACAAAATCTAGAGATTGAATTTGGAGCAGAaactttcttatttcaaatCTTTTCTCATTACATATTTAGTTTTGCGTTATGCTATTTAAATCGTTATAGTAACGAATATAAACGTGAAGTTAACTGTTATTATTCAATAGAAAAACTTTAATTACGTAtaaggaaattattttttgccAAACGTATTTTCGCGTTCGCATTAATGTGTGAATTGAAAAAGCACTTTTTCGAGTGACGAAGTAAAAACTTGTATGAAATAATGAGTGaatggatataaataaatgttaatgttATCATATATATGCTCGTGTAAAACGAAACATTTGCAAATCTTGAATGGTTAAATAACTATTTTTAAATTGCGGATTTAAAATACtactcgattatttttatcggaaAATCATGACAGTTTATATTCAAGGACGAATCAAATACACTTGGTTATATATTATCCGACGATATAATATCGCGACTTGAATAGGTACGTATGAGAGATCACCGTGAAATAAAAACTGCAATTTATATGTTCTCTTGTAATACCGTTCGAACTGTCGCAGTTAGATTGACTAGGATAATCTGTACTatcaaattacaaaatatttgtgCGGATATATCCATCGACTTTGTAATGTGATCGATAATTTCATAACTTTGTAGtcaaatcgatgaaaattataaataaatgattaccCAATCATATTTCTCCcgttaatttatgaaaatttacattcttatatattatttataaacgaatataataattcttgtaGATATTTTATGAGTTGCTTCAGACAAGTTAGAATTCAACTAAAAAGGTTAAGTAACGGACACAAAATGCAAAATATGCCAAAAATGCCGAAAGCAATCGTAATCATCATGTCGAGCTCAAGGAAATTTACATTTACCTAGGATCGAAAGATCAACAATGGCGTAGAAATTTACATTGATGTtaatttctacttttatttgaaaaataaattccttc from Vespa velutina chromosome 3, iVesVel2.1, whole genome shotgun sequence includes:
- the LOC124947529 gene encoding sialin-like isoform X3, which encodes MMFTCCWTSYMCRLQMPILAVPMIKALPTEDVTGACFNDNERQRRSLLMLEPIDFIEEYIMDRKLNFYETKEIEGEGERFLRQTDDQAEQPSRPSSFELFNGLPFDWSPHIRGQLIAAYGYGYLPGCFLGGLMALKWGPRKAILWTSVLAAFISLITPILAQIHWGALVFARMIIGLTGGVTFPACHTLVAKWAPPDERARFVWSLLGGTFGTVFTYPMVAAIADYINWESAWYIPSVMMFLWIIFWALLTFDSPMEHPGITEEEKEYILNSQAGIVRMQKPTLKQTPIKQIFTSIPFISLVICHFGNLFLLFFYQNSLMLYMTKALGFQLTKGGTAAGLPWAGRMLFGFFFCWAGDNIKKKQLMSVTKLRKCATIFSHLLPGIFLILVGYAECSLYLANVFLFFALGFNGAASIANLSNNQDISPNFAGFLYGIMNTVGSVSSVIIPTMVEEIAGKYGNPIHKWRILFWIGAGVCILSMVIFIIGGSGEIQKWNEIKDQPDAERGKAEAGTT
- the LOC124947529 gene encoding sialin-like isoform X2; this translates as MKKKLQILISRWIPTRILICLMMFTCCWTSYMCRLQMPILAVPMIKALPTEDVTGACFNDNERQRRSLLMLEPIDFIEEYIMDRKLNFYETKEIEGEGERFLRQTDDQAEQPSRPSSFELFNGLPFDWSPHIRGQLIAAYGYGYLPGCFLGGLMALKWGPRKAILWTSVLAAFISLITPILAQIHWGALVFARMIIGLTGGVTFPACHTLVAKWAPPDERARFVWSLLGGTFGTVFTYPMVAAIADYINWESAWYIPSVMMFLWIIFWALLTFDSPMEHPGITEEEKEYILNSQAGIVRMQKPTLKQTPIKQIFTSIPFISLVICHFGNLFLLFFYQNSLMLYMTKALGFQLTKGGTAAGLPWAGRMLFGFFFCWAGDNIKKKQLMSVTKLRKCATIFSHLLPGIFLILVGYAECSLYLANVFLFFALGFNGAASIANLSNNQDISPNFAGFLYGIMNTVGSVSSVIIPTMVEEIAGKYGNPIHKWRILFWIGAGVCILSMVIFIIGGSGEIQKWNEIKDQPDAERGKAEAGTT
- the LOC124947529 gene encoding sialin-like isoform X1, translated to MHNIIRHPTFIWKLLRWIPTRILICLMMFTCCWTSYMCRLQMPILAVPMIKALPTEDVTGACFNDNERQRRSLLMLEPIDFIEEYIMDRKLNFYETKEIEGEGERFLRQTDDQAEQPSRPSSFELFNGLPFDWSPHIRGQLIAAYGYGYLPGCFLGGLMALKWGPRKAILWTSVLAAFISLITPILAQIHWGALVFARMIIGLTGGVTFPACHTLVAKWAPPDERARFVWSLLGGTFGTVFTYPMVAAIADYINWESAWYIPSVMMFLWIIFWALLTFDSPMEHPGITEEEKEYILNSQAGIVRMQKPTLKQTPIKQIFTSIPFISLVICHFGNLFLLFFYQNSLMLYMTKALGFQLTKGGTAAGLPWAGRMLFGFFFCWAGDNIKKKQLMSVTKLRKCATIFSHLLPGIFLILVGYAECSLYLANVFLFFALGFNGAASIANLSNNQDISPNFAGFLYGIMNTVGSVSSVIIPTMVEEIAGKYGNPIHKWRILFWIGAGVCILSMVIFIIGGSGEIQKWNEIKDQPDAERGKAEAGTT